tataatagtttatttttttatttatattttgcaTCCTTTTTTAAAggtatttgaaaagatatggctGTGGTCCTGTGGAACctggatttaaaaaataaaaatattcaatggAAAATTTCTTATGATAGTAAATGCTTCATTTATATTTGCTTTGAAATTTCTCGTTGATTTTTCATAATCTTTAATTGTACTATAATTATAATGCTAATATTGTAATCTGATCCGTACGTACCTTGAAAAAACTATATATTTAGTGTTCTTATGTcaacataatataattattaactaGTAGTGAAAAATACTTATATACtattatttaatcaaatattgtACTTATACAACTTTCAAGATATATTTATTGAGCTAaagaattttactaatttaattcatatatattatattaagatTCGATAAAACATATAAAGTTAGAAGAAATATAggaactaataatttttaaatgatcAATATTAGTTAAATGTTTTATggtaaaattttcaaacattatttattattttttttttggaatatttgaggtttaggatttaaaatttgagatttattatttagaatttaaaatgtaggattgaaaaaatttgaattgaatgatattaattgaaataaaaaactcTTTATTTAAACTCATAAAGTTAATAACTTTACTATATTTGACCATAAATAATTACTTATTAGAAAgaaatgattatattattattatacattgAAATtataaacaacttaattaaatcCTTATAAATATGTGAAGCATTTTTCTTTGACTAAAACTACCACCTTTTATCTTCTTCGTCTACATTTCTGTTTTTCTCCTACCTTCTTAAGAAACCAAAAAGATTCAACCTCactattctaaataaataaatatataaataaagaattatttagttcatatgtatatgtatatgtatatatatatatatatataagtccaTAGTAACTTTTGTTAACGGtggtattttgttaattaagcttattatttattattatggcTGTGGAGTTTATAACCGGTTATGATCGTGGTGGTGATGGTGATCATAGTTTTGTCGGTAACAACGACGCGACGACGGCGGCAACAGTGGGAGAAGCAGCTTGTGGTGGCATTCAGCGTGTTGAGAAGCTCATGGACATGATTTCAGAacaaaaacatgaagaaaatgatgattATTCATCacttgaaaaagaagaatttgCAGGTGTTGTTGTTTCAATTCTTGACAACAACAAACCAAGAACAAGATTATTGGGCCATGCTCGTTTCAGAAGAGCTCCATCAACAACTACTCTTCTTCCTAATAATCTTCAATTGCAGCAAAtggtaacttttttttttcctctttctatTCTATAAATTCCACGCCTTAAAATTAaccactaaaattagtcattagtataaaatacatgcttgaatataaatatactataataataaattaatccataaatatatttatacacaaatatatttgtgactgattttaatatacaaatagcATTTCTCTTCGTTTATAAGTAGTATTAACTATTAGGTatactatattattatttattaaattttcttttatcttcACCTCAAACTAAATATTAGTATTAgagatttttttgtaatttactttttttctcTTGTATATTTGCTGAGAATAATTTAGATAAATTAAGGATACATTtttagattatttattttaatgaaaaaaattttatcagcagttaaccaaaaatatttaaattgtcaGACTAAAAAATTAGATTGATCTGATagttaaaaatactaattaaaattCTACTGGCCttagtaaattttaatataatgatAGGATTTAGTAAGGGGAAAAGCaaaatttatttacatattcaaaattttaaaattatgaatccACAAATTTATGTTAACTTATCCACTTATAATAGAGtataatttattgttattgtagtagtatattattttttaaaaaataataattgtcaAATGAAACTTATCTTCatgttgtttctttttttaggatcatgaaaaagaaacaaTCAATGCAACAAGATTTTTTGAATTATCCAAAGAAAAAGATGGTTTTTCTCCACAACAAAGAAGTAAGGAGGAGCAAGTTTCTTCTTCTGCTTTCAAGCTTTATTGTCCTACATCAATTCTACCTCCTCTGCCTCAAAGGAAGAGCAATAATTACCATGATTACCCTTCAAGATTTTCCCATAATCAAAAGAACAATAATGTTGAAGCAAACAATGGCTCTTCTACAAGCATTGACTTTTCTACAACAAACTCTTATACTTACTTGTCAACGTTGACTAATAATATTGATGATGATCATAGCTTGCAAATTCAAAGGGTGTCACTTAATAAGGGTTCTTCTTCTTATATGCAAAAACCACCCTTATCCAATTCATCTTTGAATAAGAGGAAGTGCAATTCATTGGATAATAATGTTCAATCCTCCTCTTCAAAGTGCCATTGCTATAAGAAAAGGTAATATTACTGCTACACTGCtactatataaatatacatgtaaatatttaggatttttttcagaaattaaataaaaaaatttatatttctccaAACACCATTTTCGAGCTTTAATTCCCcaaatacgatttttttttaGAGCAAGTTTGCCGTATCCCACAAActctataaaaaatttttcgatGGTGCGACAAACTTgctctaaacaaaaaaaaaaaaaggttcgTATTTAGAGAATTAAAGTTCGAAAATGGTGTTTAgggaaatataaattttttttatttctgaaaaaaatcctaaatatttacatgcatttataattttcttttatttgaagctaattattatttatattttattaattactagCTTGCTTGTTTCAActtttgaaagaaaacaaaattataacttAAGCTTGAATTTTCATatacatttaaaaataataaaattaaactttttttttatttgaaacttACTCcttttaactttcaaaaaagTTGGAAAAATGGACCATATATATAGTTTCTTTAAATTAAGAAATGACAATATGTATATTAGaataatgtaaaataacatgtaataaaagaaatagaaaagagaTGAATAAGGGAGAAAGAATACTGATTATTATTAATACACCATAGAAAagtgaaattgattttgaaaaaatgttgGAGGatcattaaatttattatttttgttcattatttttagttattaattcaaattttttaattttaattcaacaGTATATTTTAAtctacatttttaaattttgatagttaattgatgataaaaataataaatttttatcattctagtatttctttttattttaatttgttgtagATGTGTCTAAATTAGAATGTCCTAAATTCATAGCTGTAATCATTAGCATTTCATATCCTTAATTATATAACAAGGTGAAAATTCATGTATACTCGATTTCAcgtgtgaagttgatagttgagagttattagatgaaaatttagtcaaatcagtcatcTAATGATTTTCCATTATaaatttcacgtgaagtcgactgtatCTGAATTTCTACCATATAACAATTAAACATTGAATTAATGACGATGATGCAGGAAATCGAAGTTGAAGAGAGTGATTAGAGTGGCAGCAATTAGTTCAAAGACTGCTGATATTCCATCAGATGATTTCTCTGGGAGAAAATATGGTCAGAAACCTATTAAGGGCTCTCCTCACCCTAGGTACTTATTATGTTagctaaatttttatatatttttattaccaaatttttttgaaaaaataaattatcatttatattCATGAAAGATACAGACGCTAACAAATGTAtttatataagaataaaacgaTAATCGTAATATCCAAGTATTCTTGGCATACGAAAGTCATCTTTTATAGTTATAATTGtcgttttatttttatataagtacAGTTATCAACGTCAAAATCTTTCATAAAtacaaatgataatttatttatttttgaaaatatcacaacggatttaatttgtttttggaaaattatattttcagaGGTTATTACAAATGTTCGAGCGTGAGAGGATGCCCTGCACGTAAACACGTGGAGCGTGCCGTAGACGATCCAAACATGCTTGTTGTAACTTATGAAGGAGAACACAATCATACATtaacacatgatgattatgcTAATGATGCTGTTATCCTCCAATCATCTTAATTAGTATATGTTAAGAAGTCTAGATAAGCTTATCTTGAATTAGTAAtagtttataattaaatttatataaattatatatatatagcttaAGAAAGAATCAGTTATATTTTCCAAAGTATAGTAGTAGTGGTGTATGTATAGTAATCTTTCACAAGTCTTCTTGGAATATTGTAATTTTTACTGCAATTACCTTTTTTATTCGTCAACAATCTGACTTACTAGAGGCCATACTAATGTGTTTATAGGAATTTTTTTTATGGGTtgccttttttttatatatatattttgaaatttgttGAAATATAGTATATATTTAGTTGGAAATATATTGTTGAAACACTATATATGTTGAATTTTTCTATACAACGTTCACCACATTTAAGAGTTAAATCCTCTTAAAAGATTGTTATCTAGATGCTTCTAACTTCAAACTTCAAGGTAATAATTTTGATaagatacatatataataattaaatatttactatgtttatttaaattattttttataaatttaatattaataataattaattataataagagtacataatatatgtatttagttATATTAAcattatataatagaataaaattattattaaaaaatattttataataaattttacgtaTAGAATATActcttattataattaattattaaaataacataCTATTTTTATCTAAAGTTATAGATTTTGTCCATAATTTACTTAAAATTCACTCTTAAATAATTTCAGAATTCTGAGTGAATTTGAAAAGGATGCAAAAAGCCAAAGGTCAAAGGGGTTGGAAAATAATGTTGTCTTGTTTTCAATTTGTCTAAGTTTGGAATATTACAAGGATAAGGATGAAGCCAAAGAAGGATATATACGTCAATTTTTGGCAACCCTTAACACAGATTTTGTTGACTTTTAAATTGACCTACGTAGcataacaaacgaaaaatgacGAGAATAATTGGAAGAGAAATTTTTTGAGCCaactatttttgttatttttgtttattatttagttattatattaaattatttttaataaataaattatttatttatgtatgtgtaaattttgaaaaatgagtgTAAACtgtattaatttatatgtgtaaattatatgtattttGTGTAAAAAATGTACGTAAATATGAGTGTAAACTATTGTTTGGTAAGTGTtggcaaaaaataataatatttattggtCATATAACATTGCTCATATCTTAATTAAATTGATCTTTCAAAAANNNNNNNNNNNNNNNNNNNNNNNNNNNNNNNNNNNNNNNNNNNNNNNNNNNNNNNNNNNNNNNNNNNNNNNNNNNNNNNNNNNNNNNNNNNNNNNNNNNNNNNNNNNNNNNNNNNNNNNNaatatctataaatataatatgagtataaattattactgacttagttaaaaataatatttattgaatacatgatgttctaatttaaaaatcttttgttgatattatttagtACATTGTTGAAATTTCATTCCACTTatagaaatttatttaaatttaaatgaacTATTTTTCAcctaatattttcttttgtcaTAATCAACAAACATTGGataaaacaatgaaaataaatattgttacttttattttaatattttttaataaattcatgcatacatacaacataaaaaaatcatatgtagaataacattattaaaaataggaGTAagctatattatttttctaaaacatTTTTGCTAGCCAATATCATCCAATACAGCTAGGTTTAGAACATCATCATCTAGCATGTTAtcttctctctatttttcttatataattGATTGGGTGTTATTTTCAGAAAATTACTTaatatgaataaatttttttaatggaccaaaagattttttttgtatacaaGGACCAAAATGTATGTTTATACCAATCTCATTTGAGGTTTAGAAtacttcaaaaaaaatatatgtagcACATTTTTGGAGTAAAAAACAATAGTCCTTCCGTAGGGCTAACAAACTTGTTTGAGTTTTCTTTGAGTAGAAGGCCCATAAGGATGGAGAAAGCGCTACTCCTAGTCTCCTATAGTGTATTGGGCTATTCTTTtgggtcttttttttttatggtatGTCCTAATTCGATAGGTCAAATACTAATTTATCATGAATTTGAGTTCTATCTGTTGGCTAATAAgtgctgcatgcacaagacaAAATTTAAACCCTCAACAATTGTTTAAACAGACGTATAAGCTGACCGACTACTCGACCAACCTAACTTAATTTCTTTTGGATCTATTTAATATCCACTTTGATTAGTTGAATTTTTATTAAAGGCCCATAACCCATAAGGATGAATGTAATGTTATCTTTAAATTGgtgtgaaaaaaaatattctgaaaTTATAGAGGACTACTAcctatattttaattattttcttagaAAAGTGATAATGCTACTTTTTCTTATaagatttttttcaaattactcTATCTATTTATCATAgtgaaaagataaatatttattatgaggATACTTTTAATATAACTGATATGACCAGTAAACATCGGTTACACATTATAGCTCGGTTACACTTCAGACCCGATCATAACCGACGATTTCATCATGGCCATAAATGGCCCCAAGTCAATAACGTCGGATTTACAATTTATCCTCTTCCTAGACGTTACACCTGAAGGATAACGGCCGACCTCTCCTGCTAATATAAAGCAGACGAAAGACCAAAGGAAGGTACGTGACTTTTCTAAATTAAGAACTACTATCCCTTTGATactaacttgagcgtcggagtgcctttgcaaGTACCCACCCTCGCCGTTCATCCGTCGCCGACGTATACCTCGGTCCACTCTAGGAGTCCGCCGACCTTACCAGAGGACGAGCTATACCTCGGAGTTACCAGGCAAGAAcatttggcgcccaccgtggggccccGAGTAACTTGAAAAACCATTCGCAAAGGTCCCAAAACACCCTTAAAATACTACCATGGCTGACATTCCTCCCCCGACCCCATCTGAGCTCCTTCGGATGGTGACCGAGCTTCAACAAGCAAATCAACAAATGGCGGAGGAAAACCGAAGAATGCATGAACAAATTGCGCAATTGGTCACTAATCGGCTGGAACACAACGATATTCTTCATAACCGAGAGGAAAATCGTGAACGTCGGTCAATGCCAACCCATGTTTCTGAAACACCTCAACGGGAGGAGGAAGAAGCCCACCAAACAGAAAGGTCCCAACCAAAGGCTGAGGAAGAAGAGCGCGACAATTCTGCCGGACCGTTTACGGCCGACATTATGAATTTCCAGCTTCCCCGACAGTTCACCCTGCCGACCACTCTGACCCCTTACGATGGATTAGGAGATCCAAAGCAACATATCAAGAAATTCCGATCTATTATGATCGTTAACGGTGCATCTGACCCTATTTTATGCCGTTGTTTTCCATCTTTTTTAGACGGTCCTGCACTTGACTGGTTTTGTTCTTTGCCTGCAGATTCAATATCGCGTTTTCAAGAGTTGGCAAAGCAATTCGAAGACCACTTCGCGGCATCTGCAATATACCTTCACGATTCTGACTACCTGACGACCATCAAACAAGGCCCACAAGAGAGCCTGAAGGACTATATCACTCGTTTTACAAAGGTCGCCATGAGGATCCCCGACCTTCATCCCGAAGTCCATCTCCATGCAATTAAGAGCGGCCTCCGTCCGGGCAAATTTCAGGAGACAATAGCGGTAAGTAAACCGAAAACCTTGGCCGAATTCCGTGAAAAGGCCAAAGGACAGATAGATGTTGAAGAACTTCGGCAAGCCCGCAAAACAGAAAAGTCAACCGCGGCCAAGGACGATAATAAGCCCCGCGACAGTAAGAAAGCATTCAGGCCAGTTCCCCGTTATGAGTCATACACTCAGTTCAACACAAAGAGAGATGACATTATTAAAGAAATACTCAACTCCAAAGTAATCAAGCCTCCTCGTAAAGCCGGCGCTTACCCAAAGTCCAAGACCGTTGATAAATCCAAATATTGCACCTTTCATCAGAAGCACGGTCACACAACGGATGAATGTGTGATCGCCAAAGATCTCCTAGAGCGCCTCGCAAGACAAGGACACCTTGACAAGTTCATTGTCGGGCGTATGCAGAAGAATACAAACTCGGCTTCCGACCTTGTGACAGCAAGTCCctcatcaaaagaaaaagataagacaCCAGCCCAACCCAGAGGAATCATCAATTGTATTTCAGGAGGATATGCGGGAGGTGGACATACTAGCTCAGCACGGAAGAGAACTTATCGGGCCATGTTGGCCGTCACAGATGCCCCTAAGGTTCCTCAGCTGCTCCAAGATTTTCCAGAAATGACTTTCGGATCAACCGACTTTAATCATACCCATGCTAATTATGACGATCCAGTGGTGATTTCTATTTAGTTAGGGGATTTAATAGTCCGCAAAGTACTCCTCGATCCCGGAAGTAGTGCAGATGTCTTATTCTTTACCACGTTCGAAAAGATGAAGCTAAGTAACAAAATTTTGCAACCATACCAAGGAGACTTGGTCGGATTTTCCGGGGAGCGAGTCCCTGTTTTGGGTTCCGTGTGGTTACAAACCACACTTGGTGAGCAACCATTATTTAAGACACAAGACATTCAATACCTTGTTGTCGACTGTTTTAGTCCTTATAATCTCATATTAGGCAGAccatttttaaataagtttacAGCAATTGTGTCTACAGTTCACCTTTGTGTTAAGTTCCCTGTGCAGGATAATTTAGTGGCAACGATACATGGTGACCTCCATGAAGCTCGGCAATGCTATAATACAAGCCTGAAGCCCATCAAAAGGAGCAACATGGTTCAGGTCAACTACATACAACCCGACCAACCAAGTTTAACAGAAATCGACCCAAGAGCCGACTTTGAAGATCGGCCCATGCCGAACGAGGATTTAACAAAGGTGGCCCTGACTGAGGACCCCGCCAAATACACCTTTATGGGGACATCAATCAGCAAGGAGGAGAAAGAATCACTCATAAAGTTTTTGCGACAGAATGCCGACTTATTTGCCTGGACATCTGCCGATATGCCCGGAATAGACCCATCTGTTATCACCCACAAATTGGCAATTAATCCAGAAGCTCGCCCAGTTtctcaaaagaaaagaaacctcGGAGCAGAAAAATGCCTTGCGTCCCTTGCCGAGGTCAAAAAGCTCATCGCTGCAAATTTCATCAAAGAAATCAGGTTCACAACATGGCTCGCCAATGTTGTTATGGTAAAAAAGAGTAACGGTAAGTGGCGCATGTGCGTCGATTTTACTGACCTAAATAGGGCATGTCCCAAAGATGCTTATCATTTACCTTGCATTGACACTTTAGTTGACAATTCTTGCGGTTATGATTTGTTGAgttttatggacgcatactctgGTTATAACCAGATCCTCATGCATCCATCGGACAAAGACAAAACTGCCTTTATAACTGAATATGGTAATTACTGCTATAATGTTATGCCTTTCGGTCTAAAGAATGCAGGTGTGACATATCAGCGactaatgaataaggtcttcgAGAATCAGATAGGTCGGAATATTGAAgtttatgtggacgacatggTGGCCAAGACCATGGTCGGCAATTCTCATATTCATGACCTAGCCGAGATTTTTGGGCAGATCCGACGATATAACATGAGACTGAATCCTGAAAAGTGTGCGTTCGGTGTTCGCGGAGGAAAATTCCTCGGATTTATTCTTACCAGCcgaggaattgaagcaaatcctGAAAAGTGTCAGGCGATCCTTGATATGCAAAGCCCAAAAACGATAAAGGAGGTCCAACGGCTAACAGGACGACTCGCGGCCTTATCCAGATTTCTGCCCTGTTTGGCAGCAAAGTCTTTTACCTTTTTCCAatgtttaaaaaagaaaacaaaacattttGAATGGACTGAAAGCTGTGAATCCgcatttcaaaatttaaaacaattccTTTCAAAACCACCTGTTTTACAAAAGCCAAGACCTAATGAGCCATTATATATATACCTGTCTATTACCGATACAACAATTAGTTCTGTCCTTGTAACAGAAACGCAGAAAGGTCAACAACCGATCTATTTTGTAAGTAAATCACTGCAGGGTGCCGAGCTTCGCTACCCGAGGTTAGAAAAGCTGACGTTGGCCTTAGTATTCTCCTCAAGACGACTCCGACCATATTTCCAGGGGCACACTATCATCGTCAGGACCGAACAACCCCTTCGGCACGTCCTCTCAAAGCCGGAATTAGTAGGCAGACTTATCAAATGGGCAATTGAACTTTCTGAATTTGATATCCAATACCAACCAAGAGGATCTGTCAAATCCCAATACTTAGCAGATTTCGTGGCAGAACTTACCCAACCAAGTATGGAGGAACCGAACTCGGACTGGAGCCTGTTTGTGGACGGGGCCTCAAACCCCCAAGGGTCAGGGGCAGGAATATTACTTGAAAGTTCTGAAGGTATCATCCTCGAACATTCTCTCCGATTCTCCTTTAAAGCTAGTAAtaaccaagccgaatacgaaGCCCTCATCGCCGGGCTCAGGTTAGCAATTGATTTACACATTACAACCTTAAAGGTTTATTGTGATTCTCTATTAATAGTCCAACAGGTTAATCAGGTCTTTCAAACTAAAGATCAGCTTTTATTGAAATACTTAGAACTTGTACAGCAGTTGGTAAATGGCTTTCGAAAAATCGAAATTTGCCACATTCCTAGAGAACAAAATCATAGGGCTGACATTTTAGCAAAACTAGCTACTACACAGTCGCACACAGCAACATTATTACAGTCAACTTTAGATAAGCCGAGCATATACGTCATTAGCACTTTAAACGCTTTCAATGAAACAAGTTGGCAGCTACCTTACATACAGTATCTAAAAGATGGTTCTCTTCCGGAAGAGATCTCAGATAAGAAAAGGTTTCGACGACAAGCTTCTTTTTTCACATTAATGAATAACACTCTGTATAGGCGGGGATACTCCCGACCACTTTTGAAATGTTTGGACAGGAATGAGGCCGATCTTGCGTTAGCCGAGGCTCATGAAGGAATATGCGGCATACACTCGGGGGCAAGAAGCCTAGCACAGAAAATACTGCGAGCCGGTTTTTACTGGCCGAGTCTGTGGGAGGATAGCAGAAAGAAGGTCAGAACTTGTGACCAGTGTCAAAAGCACGCACCGATCATTAACATCCCAGCCGAGCAGCTTCACCAGTCTGTAGTAAGCTGGCCATTTAACCAGTGGGGGATTGACATCCTCGGCCCGTTTCCTACCGCACCTGGGCAGATGAAATATTTGGTCGTGGCTATTGATTACTTCAGCAAATGGATTGAAGCACAACCCATGGCAAGAATCACATCCTCCCAGATGATATCCTTTGTTTGGAAATATATCATATGCAGATTCGGAATTCCTCGGCATG
This portion of the Arachis duranensis cultivar V14167 chromosome 6, aradu.V14167.gnm2.J7QH, whole genome shotgun sequence genome encodes:
- the LOC107495747 gene encoding probable WRKY transcription factor 7; translated protein: MAVEFITGYDRGGDGDHSFVGNNDATTAATVGEAACGGIQRVEKLMDMISEQKHEENDDYSSLEKEEFAGVVVSILDNNKPRTRLLGHARFRRAPSTTTLLPNNLQLQQMDHEKETINATRFFELSKEKDGFSPQQRSKEEQVSSSAFKLYCPTSILPPLPQRKSNNYHDYPSRFSHNQKNNNVEANNGSSTSIDFSTTNSYTYLSTLTNNIDDDHSLQIQRVSLNKGSSSYMQKPPLSNSSLNKRKCNSLDNNVQSSSSKCHCYKKRKSKLKRVIRVAAISSKTADIPSDDFSGRKYGQKPIKGSPHPRGYYKCSSVRGCPARKHVERAVDDPNMLVVTYEGEHNHTLTHDDYANDAVILQSS
- the LOC107495701 gene encoding uncharacterized protein LOC107495701, which translates into the protein MADIPPPTPSELLRMVTELQQANQQMAEENRRMHEQIAQLVTNRLEHNDILHNREENRERRSMPTHVSETPQREEEEAHQTERSQPKAEEEERDNSAGPFTADIMNFQLPRQFTLPTTLTPYDGLGDPKQHIKKFRSIMIVNGASDPILCRCFPSFLDGPALDWFCSLPADSISRFQELAKQFEDHFAASAIYLHDSDYLTTIKQGPQESLKDYITRFTKVAMRIPDLHPEVHLHAIKSGLRPGKFQETIAVSKPKTLAEFREKAKGQIDVEELRQARKTEKSTAAKDDNKPRDSKKAFRPVPRYESYTQFNTKRDDIIKEILNSKVIKPPRKAGAYPKSKTVDKSKYCTFHQKHGHTTDECVIAKDLLERLARQGHLDKFIVGRMQKNTNSASDLVTASPSSKEKDKTPAQPRGIINCISGGYAGGGHTSSARKRTYRAMLAVTDAPKVPQLLQDFPEMTFGSTDFNHTHANYDDPVVISI